A genomic region of Campylobacter corcagiensis contains the following coding sequences:
- the smpB gene encoding SsrA-binding protein SmpB — protein sequence MKSLVKNKKTYHDYEILEKFEAGVVLKGSEVKALRMGRGNLKDSFVRVIKGELFLLGAHISYLETTNPYYKPDEKAPRKLLMHRREIDRLFGKVSKDGLTIVALGLYLNNKNIIKAQIALAKGKTLHDKRETLKQKTAQKEAKAAIANFNKGRI from the coding sequence TTGAAAAGTTTAGTTAAAAACAAAAAAACATATCACGACTATGAAATTTTAGAGAAATTTGAAGCTGGAGTTGTACTAAAAGGAAGTGAAGTAAAAGCCCTTAGAATGGGTCGTGGAAATCTAAAAGATAGCTTTGTTAGAGTTATAAAAGGTGAGCTTTTCTTGCTTGGAGCTCACATTAGCTATCTTGAAACTACAAATCCATACTATAAGCCTGATGAAAAAGCCCCTAGAAAGCTTTTAATGCATCGCCGTGAGATAGATAGGCTTTTTGGTAAGGTTTCAAAAGATGGACTTACAATAGTAGCGTTGGGGCTTTATTTAAATAATAAAAATATAATTAAAGCACAAATTGCCCTTGCAAAAGGTAAAACTCTTCACGATAAAAGAGAGACTTTAAAACAAAAAACAGCTCAAAAAGAGGCAAAAGCAGCAATTGCAAATTTTAATAAAGGTAGAATTTAA
- a CDS encoding LysR family transcriptional regulator has translation MFADFNIVKTFLTVVKTKSFSKTSKALKISQPAVTIQMKKLELDVGVTLLLRKKNGILLTKEGEKFKELCEKMKKDIYAFNEEILNLKDTRSKITIATTAELQEALLPLYLDDITKTLNKKIDIKIQDDSKLSQYIEDGKCDIALGSKVAFDNSILSKECFKYNFILISNKKRDLTLKADEISSLSFIKDKTKSFDFIFERLPIKDEELKSAFTVSGAMAVLNTMYHSKNEYYAFMPEYSVEKSINAGMVYKVGIEGINLEKTIYAGVLKENEVLLNKFLKIV, from the coding sequence ATGTTTGCGGATTTTAATATAGTAAAGACCTTCCTTACAGTTGTAAAAACTAAGAGTTTTTCAAAAACATCTAAAGCTCTTAAAATTTCTCAGCCAGCTGTAACTATTCAGATGAAAAAATTAGAACTTGATGTCGGTGTGACGCTTCTACTTAGAAAGAAAAATGGAATTTTACTTACAAAAGAGGGTGAGAAATTTAAAGAGCTTTGTGAAAAAATGAAAAAAGATATTTACGCTTTTAATGAGGAGATTTTAAATTTAAAAGATACTCGCTCTAAGATTACAATAGCAACTACAGCTGAGTTACAAGAGGCTTTGCTACCTTTATATCTTGATGATATAACAAAAACTCTTAATAAAAAAATAGATATAAAAATTCAAGATGATAGTAAACTTTCACAATATATAGAAGATGGTAAATGCGATATAGCTTTAGGTTCAAAGGTTGCTTTTGATAACAGCATTTTATCGAAAGAGTGTTTTAAATATAATTTTATTCTTATTTCAAATAAAAAAAGAGATTTGACACTGAAGGCTGATGAGATATCTTCTTTGTCATTTATAAAAGACAAAACGAAATCGTTTGATTTCATCTTTGAAAGACTTCCTATAAAAGACGAAGAGTTAAAATCTGCTTTTACAGTAAGTGGTGCTATGGCGGTTTTAAATACGATGTATCATAGCAAAAACGAGTATTATGCTTTTATGCCTGAGTATTCAGTAGAAAAAAGCATAAATGCCGGTATGGTTTACAAAGTGGGCATTGAGGGCATAAATTTAGAAAAAACTATTTATGCTGGTGTCTTAAAAGAAAATGAAGTATTGTTAAATAAATTTTTAAAAATAGTGTAA
- a CDS encoding ATP-dependent Clp protease adaptor ClpS codes for MPQSEALTKTKPFVPKLYNVILHNDDVTTMDFVVDVIVTIFNKNFDDAVALMLKIHESGLAICGVYEKEIAKSKQQSVLKAAKVAGFPLKCSIELE; via the coding sequence ATGCCACAAAGTGAGGCTTTAACTAAGACTAAGCCTTTTGTGCCAAAGCTTTATAATGTGATACTTCACAACGATGATGTAACTACTATGGATTTTGTAGTTGATGTCATCGTAACTATTTTTAATAAAAATTTTGATGATGCTGTAGCTTTAATGCTTAAAATTCATGAAAGTGGCTTAGCAATTTGTGGAGTATATGAAAAAGAGATAGCCAAAAGCAAACAACAAAGCGTTTTAAAAGCTGCAAAAGTTGCTGGTTTTCCACTAAAATGCAGCATAGAATTAGAGTAA
- the sstT gene encoding serine/threonine transporter SstT — MSLIGSVAKSYKEVNLVARIFTGVVIGAIIGFLVIKFPDSGFIAGFSSFIMIFGDLFVAALKAVAPILVFILITTSFIVKDIGDAKGLKLVIVLYIVATLIASTIGVLASFIFPTTLILSGVEAATNSTPAGLSDVIKTLLFNILSNPFDAIAKGNYMGILAWAVAIGLALKISKQGTKDIFNDLSDAITKIVQVVIQFAPFGIMGLVAASVATAGVDALLSYLRLILVLVGAMAFVALVTNPIIVGIVTKKNPYPLLFTTLKESGIYAFFTRSSAANIPVNLNLCKKLGISDGLYSITIPLGATINMTGAAVVIAILALSAAQTLGIEVSFGSALLLCFFSALGACGAGGIAGGSLMLIPLATSLFGISNDIAMQVIGVGFIVGVIQDSVETAINSSSDVLFTAAAHEATK, encoded by the coding sequence ATGTCTCTTATTGGAAGTGTTGCAAAAAGCTACAAAGAGGTAAATTTAGTTGCTCGTATCTTTACGGGTGTTGTTATTGGTGCAATTATTGGGTTTTTAGTTATTAAATTCCCAGATTCTGGATTTATTGCAGGATTTTCTAGCTTCATTATGATATTTGGTGATCTTTTTGTTGCTGCTCTTAAAGCAGTAGCTCCGATACTTGTATTTATTTTAATCACCACTTCTTTTATCGTTAAAGATATAGGAGATGCAAAAGGGCTAAAACTTGTAATTGTTTTATACATAGTTGCTACACTTATTGCTTCAACTATTGGTGTTTTAGCTAGTTTTATCTTTCCAACAACCCTTATCTTATCAGGCGTTGAGGCAGCTACAAATTCAACTCCAGCTGGACTATCTGATGTTATAAAAACTCTTTTATTTAACATTTTATCAAACCCTTTTGATGCTATTGCTAAGGGAAATTATATGGGAATTTTAGCTTGGGCGGTAGCTATTGGTCTAGCTTTAAAAATCTCAAAACAAGGAACAAAAGATATTTTTAATGATCTATCTGATGCTATTACAAAAATAGTTCAAGTAGTTATTCAGTTTGCACCATTTGGTATCATGGGCTTAGTTGCAGCAAGTGTTGCAACAGCTGGAGTTGATGCACTTTTATCTTACTTAAGACTTATACTAGTTTTAGTTGGAGCGATGGCGTTTGTTGCTCTTGTAACAAATCCTATTATAGTTGGAATTGTAACAAAGAAAAATCCATATCCACTACTTTTTACAACTCTAAAAGAGAGTGGAATTTATGCGTTTTTTACAAGAAGTTCAGCTGCAAACATTCCAGTTAACCTTAATCTTTGTAAAAAACTTGGTATTAGTGATGGTTTATACTCTATTACTATTCCACTAGGTGCGACTATAAATATGACTGGTGCAGCAGTTGTTATTGCTATTTTAGCTCTTTCAGCAGCACAAACTTTAGGTATTGAAGTTAGCTTTGGTTCAGCTCTGCTTTTATGCTTTTTCTCAGCTCTTGGTGCATGCGGTGCAGGTGGAATAGCGGGTGGATCACTTATGCTTATACCTTTAGCAACATCACTTTTTGGAATTTCAAATGATATAGCTATGCAAGTTATTGGAGTTGGATTTATAGTTGGTGTTATACAAGACTCAGTTGAAACAGCTATAAACAGCTCATCTGATGTGCTTTTCACAGCAGCTGCTCATGAAGCAACAAAATGA
- a CDS encoding ATP-dependent helicase: protein MRDILKGLNDEQKIAATHIDGPMLILAGAGSGKTKTITTRLAYLIQNGIPPHSTLTLTFTNKAANEMRSRALKLLDGLKLDSNPLLCTFHKFGLLFLKFYISELGRKNNFLIIDTDDKKKIIKSFESSLTTSVLANEISKMKNSLVSVEEAIENSKLIGSDIGSESTMSGFYQKVAEIYKLYEETLKRDNLVDFDDLLVLPYKILEANKKLCDEISRRYQFIMVDEYQDTNDIQIKLLKKLCSSHSNLCVVGDDDQSIYGWRGARIENILNFKDQFENVKIIKLENNYRSTSNILAAANNLIDCNTNRLGKKLVSTKDKGSEIELYESDDENFEANRISKQIVTLVNSGIDPKNIAVLYRVNALSRALEDGLARAKIPYKMVGGIKFYERAEIKDAISYIRLILNHNDDFSLRRIINRPKRGLGKVGLANIEKIAFENKMSIFDTLSNLENSSVSKKSIKELSQLANSISYLSSVENDYDMLDELEKHIGLKEYYKSLPDGDDRVANIDEFTALLKDELTNNPNFDLEEFLNELSLQSDQDQVSNEAISIMSVHASKGLEFEHLFVIGLEEGFFPLIGDHTDIEEERRLAYVAITRAKKTLVLSRANSRFYRGKRERLEKSRFLSEAGLIESALVFEKSTDFKKGDLVKHKLFGMGRVISVKKLTNDSNLAINFGGITRNILSSFVEKVV, encoded by the coding sequence ATGAGAGATATTTTAAAAGGCTTAAATGACGAACAAAAAATTGCAGCAACACATATAGATGGACCCATGCTGATACTAGCAGGAGCTGGAAGTGGCAAGACAAAAACCATTACTACTCGCCTTGCCTATCTCATCCAAAACGGCATTCCACCTCATTCTACCCTAACTTTAACATTTACTAATAAAGCTGCAAATGAGATGAGGAGCAGAGCTTTAAAGCTCCTTGATGGCTTAAAACTAGACTCAAACCCCCTACTTTGCACATTTCATAAATTTGGACTGCTGTTTTTAAAATTTTATATAAGCGAACTTGGAAGAAAAAATAACTTTCTTATAATAGACACTGATGATAAAAAGAAAATTATAAAAAGCTTTGAAAGTTCACTTACAACAAGCGTGCTTGCAAATGAAATCTCAAAGATGAAAAACTCTTTAGTAAGCGTTGAAGAAGCTATAGAAAACTCAAAATTAATTGGATCTGACATAGGCTCTGAAAGTACAATGTCAGGTTTTTACCAAAAAGTAGCTGAAATTTATAAACTTTACGAAGAAACTTTAAAAAGAGATAATCTAGTAGATTTTGATGATTTGCTAGTTTTACCATACAAAATTTTAGAAGCTAATAAAAAACTCTGCGATGAAATTTCAAGACGATATCAGTTTATAATGGTCGATGAGTATCAAGACACAAATGATATCCAGATAAAACTTCTTAAAAAACTCTGCTCTTCTCACTCAAATTTATGCGTTGTGGGCGATGATGATCAAAGTATTTATGGCTGGAGAGGTGCGAGGATAGAAAATATCTTAAATTTTAAAGATCAGTTTGAAAATGTAAAAATCATAAAACTAGAAAACAACTACCGCTCCACTTCAAATATCTTAGCTGCGGCAAATAATTTGATTGATTGCAACACAAACCGCCTTGGTAAAAAACTAGTCAGCACAAAAGACAAAGGAAGCGAAATTGAGCTATATGAAAGCGATGATGAAAATTTCGAGGCAAATAGAATTTCAAAACAAATAGTAACTCTTGTAAATTCTGGAATAGATCCAAAAAATATAGCCGTTTTGTATAGAGTAAATGCTCTTTCTCGTGCATTAGAAGATGGTTTAGCAAGAGCAAAAATTCCATACAAAATGGTAGGTGGGATCAAATTCTATGAAAGAGCTGAGATAAAAGATGCAATAAGCTACATAAGACTTATCTTAAATCACAATGATGATTTTTCACTTCGACGCATTATCAACCGCCCAAAAAGAGGTCTTGGAAAGGTTGGCTTAGCAAATATAGAAAAAATAGCTTTTGAAAATAAAATGTCTATTTTTGATACACTTTCAAATTTAGAAAACTCTAGCGTTAGTAAAAAAAGCATAAAAGAACTTAGCCAGCTAGCAAATAGCATATCTTATCTATCTAGCGTTGAAAATGATTACGATATGCTTGATGAACTTGAAAAGCATATAGGTCTTAAAGAGTACTACAAAAGCCTTCCTGATGGCGATGATAGAGTTGCAAACATAGATGAGTTTACGGCTTTACTTAAAGATGAACTAACTAATAATCCAAATTTTGACTTAGAAGAATTTCTAAACGAACTAAGCCTTCAAAGCGATCAAGATCAAGTATCAAACGAAGCTATATCAATAATGAGTGTTCATGCTAGCAAAGGACTTGAGTTTGAACATCTTTTTGTTATCGGACTTGAAGAGGGCTTTTTCCCGCTTATTGGCGATCACACAGACATTGAAGAAGAGCGCCGCCTTGCTTATGTAGCTATAACTAGAGCTAAAAAAACTCTAGTTTTAAGTAGAGCAAACTCAAGATTTTATCGTGGTAAAAGAGAAAGGCTTGAAAAAAGCAGGTTTTTAAGCGAAGCTGGACTTATTGAGAGTGCTTTGGTATTTGAAAAAAGCACTGATTTTAAAAAAGGCGATCTTGTAAAGCACAAACTCTTTGGAATGGGGCGAGTTATAAGCGTTAAAAAGCTTACAAATGACTCAAATTTAGCTATAAATTTTGGTGGAATTACAAGAAACATTCTTTCAAGTTTTGTTGAAAAGGTTGTTTAA
- a CDS encoding M3 family oligoendopeptidase translates to MEWNLKEFFKDAKEFDSFVDRVKKDGVDFKRKFAGNLANLSVEEFLKALDEYEKISQDCAKIATFAYLNFAKDTSKGANLAKSRQICNEIGENLLFFNIEFNKLDDEISNKFIDGSDKYSYYLNLVKKSAKHQLSLKEEEILLKTSPVGVSAFARLFDETMANLRFEFRGESLKEEEILSKLSHPDRSVRKDAAISLSKTLNENLHLLTYILNMVRTDLDIETKLRGYEHKESYMHENNQISKASVDALIGACEANFDISHRYYSKKREILGFEKLYDYDRYAPFSSDEGEISYEESKEIVLKSFSEFSPKFGELAKKAFDENWIDVYPSQNKTGGAFSHSAISSVHPFVLLNFTKTRRDLFTLAHELGHAIHQHLAYKVGYLNSDTPLTTAETASVFCEMLVFQSVVEKIKDPKEKQALLGSKIEDIFATLFRQINFTTFEREIHSKDGELSTDDINEIWMKHSVKMFKDSLELNDYYKIWWSYIPHFIHTPFYCYAYSYAQLLVLSLFALYKSGKLANFSEIYTEFLSLGGSKNPKDMVLKFGLDIESKEFWQIGLNEVKKLVDEFERL, encoded by the coding sequence ATGGAATGGAATTTAAAAGAATTTTTTAAAGATGCTAAAGAATTTGATAGTTTTGTAGACAGAGTTAAAAAAGATGGGGTTGATTTTAAGAGGAAATTTGCTGGAAATTTAGCAAATTTAAGCGTGGAAGAATTTTTAAAAGCGTTAGATGAGTATGAAAAAATATCGCAAGATTGCGCAAAAATAGCAACTTTTGCTTATCTAAATTTTGCTAAAGATACATCAAAAGGCGCTAACCTTGCAAAATCACGCCAAATTTGCAATGAAATAGGCGAAAATTTGCTATTTTTTAACATCGAATTTAACAAACTTGATGATGAAATTTCAAACAAATTTATAGATGGTAGCGACAAATACTCATACTATTTAAACCTTGTTAAAAAAAGCGCAAAACATCAACTTAGCCTAAAAGAAGAAGAGATTTTACTAAAAACTAGCCCAGTTGGGGTTAGTGCTTTTGCTAGACTTTTTGATGAGACGATGGCAAATTTAAGGTTTGAATTTCGAGGCGAATCATTAAAAGAAGAAGAAATTTTAAGTAAGCTAAGTCATCCTGATAGAAGCGTAAGAAAAGACGCTGCCATTAGCCTTAGTAAGACCTTAAATGAAAACCTTCATCTACTAACTTATATACTAAATATGGTTAGAACTGACCTTGATATTGAGACAAAATTAAGAGGATACGAACATAAAGAGAGCTATATGCATGAAAATAACCAAATTTCAAAAGCTAGCGTTGATGCTCTTATTGGCGCGTGTGAAGCAAATTTTGATATTTCACATAGGTATTATTCTAAAAAACGTGAAATTTTAGGATTTGAAAAACTTTATGATTATGATAGATATGCTCCATTTAGCAGTGATGAAGGTGAAATTTCATATGAAGAGAGCAAAGAGATAGTTTTAAAATCTTTTAGTGAGTTTAGTCCTAAATTTGGCGAACTTGCAAAAAAAGCATTTGATGAAAACTGGATAGATGTATATCCTAGCCAAAACAAAACTGGTGGGGCTTTTTCACACTCAGCCATAAGCAGCGTTCATCCATTTGTACTTTTAAATTTTACAAAAACAAGGCGCGATCTTTTTACCTTAGCTCACGAATTAGGTCACGCTATCCATCAACACTTAGCCTATAAGGTAGGTTATCTTAACTCAGATACACCACTAACTACAGCTGAGACAGCTTCTGTGTTTTGTGAGATGCTGGTTTTTCAAAGCGTAGTTGAAAAGATAAAAGACCCAAAAGAAAAGCAAGCCTTGCTTGGAAGTAAGATTGAAGATATCTTTGCCACACTTTTTAGGCAGATAAATTTCACTACTTTTGAAAGAGAAATTCACAGTAAAGATGGTGAATTAAGCACAGATGATATAAATGAGATTTGGATGAAACATAGCGTTAAGATGTTTAAAGATAGCTTAGAGTTAAATGATTACTATAAAATCTGGTGGAGTTATATACCACACTTTATACACACACCATTTTACTGCTACGCCTACTCTTACGCACAACTTCTTGTATTATCGCTTTTTGCACTTTATAAAAGTGGTAAGTTAGCAAATTTTTCTGAAATTTACACAGAATTTTTAAGCCTTGGTGGTAGCAAAAACCCTAAAGATATGGTTTTAAAATTTGGTCTTGATATAGAAAGTAAGGAATTTTGGCAAATTGGGCTTAATGAAGTTAAAAAACTAGTAGATGAGTTTGAAAGGTTATAG
- a CDS encoding HAD-IB family hydrolase, which yields MNLVCFDFDGTITKDDSLLGFIAYVVGFKKFFKGVFLLSPILILYQLGIISNNFTRQRLMIHFFGGMSQKEFDKICYKYSKTHIDGILLDSAMSKIYEHKANGDIVCIVSASLTDWLKPWCDEKGLDLIATNIKKTNGIITGEIDGKNCYGNEKVTRIKSKYDLNKFDKIIAYGDSRGDKEMLEFADESYYRKFR from the coding sequence ATGAATCTAGTCTGCTTTGACTTTGATGGAACCATAACTAAAGATGACTCACTACTAGGCTTTATAGCTTACGTAGTGGGCTTTAAGAAATTTTTTAAAGGAGTTTTTCTCCTATCTCCTATCTTAATACTTTACCAGCTTGGAATAATAAGCAATAACTTCACAAGACAAAGGCTTATGATACACTTTTTTGGTGGCATGAGTCAAAAAGAATTTGATAAAATTTGCTATAAATACTCAAAAACACACATAGATGGAATACTGCTTGACTCAGCCATGTCTAAAATTTATGAGCATAAAGCTAATGGTGACATAGTTTGTATAGTCTCAGCAAGCCTAACTGACTGGCTAAAACCATGGTGTGATGAGAAAGGACTTGATTTAATAGCTACAAATATTAAAAAAACCAACGGCATAATAACTGGTGAAATTGATGGCAAAAACTGCTATGGTAATGAAAAAGTTACTCGCATCAAAAGCAAATACGACTTAAATAAATTTGATAAAATCATAGCTTATGGCGATAGCAGGGGCGATAAAGAGATGCTAGAATTTGCTGATGAGAGTTATTATCGTAAATTTAGATAA
- the truB gene encoding tRNA pseudouridine(55) synthase TruB yields MSQSLNISDKFKEFDTNKNRLFVANKPSNISSNHFLSKLKRKYGVKKAGFSGTLDPFASGCLIVAFGSYTKFFRFLDKTPKIYEATIWIGATSQSGDNENITEVKDILPFDMSLIKATIKNLKGELEFTPPKFSAKKIDGKRAYNLARSGANFELKKCKMSVYSCEILNYCHPFLSLRLSVSEGAYIRSYAELFSQKLKVPATLSSLKRLSEGAFKFENEKALNPLNFLNLKENFYNGRKEDILLGTKLDINKFKFQDNGEYILNLGEMHAIIEIKNSKINYLWNRIEI; encoded by the coding sequence ATGAGTCAAAGTTTAAATATTTCAGATAAATTTAAAGAGTTTGATACTAATAAAAACCGCCTTTTTGTGGCAAACAAACCATCAAATATAAGTTCAAACCACTTTTTATCAAAGCTTAAAAGAAAATACGGCGTTAAAAAAGCTGGTTTTTCAGGCACGCTTGATCCATTTGCTAGTGGGTGTTTGATAGTGGCTTTTGGAAGTTATACGAAATTTTTTAGATTTTTAGATAAAACTCCCAAAATTTACGAAGCAACTATTTGGATAGGTGCAACTAGCCAAAGTGGAGACAACGAAAACATAACAGAAGTTAAAGATATTTTACCCTTTGATATGAGTTTGATAAAAGCAACAATTAAAAATTTAAAAGGCGAGTTAGAGTTTACTCCACCTAAATTTAGTGCTAAAAAAATAGATGGAAAAAGAGCTTATAACTTAGCTAGAAGTGGGGCTAACTTTGAACTTAAAAAGTGTAAAATGAGTGTTTATAGTTGTGAAATTTTAAACTACTGCCACCCTTTTTTATCTTTACGCCTAAGTGTAAGCGAAGGGGCTTATATCCGCTCTTATGCAGAACTTTTTAGCCAAAAGCTAAAAGTTCCAGCAACGCTTAGCTCTCTAAAAAGATTAAGCGAAGGGGCGTTTAAATTTGAAAACGAAAAGGCTTTAAATCCACTAAATTTTCTAAATTTAAAGGAAAATTTTTATAATGGCAGAAAAGAGGATATTTTGCTTGGAACAAAACTTGACATTAACAAATTTAAATTTCAAGATAATGGCGAATATATCTTAAATTTAGGAGAAATGCACGCTATAATTGAGATAAAAAACAGCAAAATAAACTACCTTTGGAATAGGATAGAAATTTGA
- a CDS encoding 4-(cytidine 5'-diphospho)-2-C-methyl-D-erythritol kinase, with translation MKSYAKINIFLKIIGTKGSYHKILSRFVLLENLYDEIEFVSGNGKILSNVKIPGKNIISKAKEILSECGFKSKIDDFFKTHDIKITKNIPMGGGLGGGSSNAATFLTFINKELNLGLSNENLMQIAPKIGSDVSFFVSGFKSANVSGIGQIVKEFSDDVPDLEIFTLNLHSDTTQIYKEFRENFMDKIDQNFAKDLLNLSSTEILQRYKNLELNDLLYPFLKLNPSFKLRDDEFLSGSGSSYFRRKI, from the coding sequence TTGAAAAGTTATGCAAAAATTAATATTTTTTTAAAAATTATAGGCACAAAAGGTAGCTATCATAAGATACTATCTCGCTTTGTTTTACTAGAAAATTTATACGATGAGATTGAATTTGTAAGTGGGAATGGTAAAATTTTATCAAATGTAAAAATTCCTGGAAAAAACATCATTTCAAAAGCAAAAGAGATTTTAAGCGAGTGTGGATTTAAGTCAAAAATAGATGATTTTTTTAAAACTCACGATATAAAAATAACCAAAAACATCCCAATGGGCGGTGGTTTAGGTGGTGGAAGTTCAAATGCGGCTACTTTTTTAACTTTTATAAATAAAGAGCTAAATTTAGGACTTTCTAATGAAAATTTAATGCAAATTGCACCTAAAATCGGCTCTGATGTTAGCTTTTTTGTAAGCGGATTTAAAAGTGCAAATGTTAGCGGAATTGGTCAAATAGTAAAAGAATTTAGTGACGATGTGCCAGATTTAGAGATTTTCACCCTAAATTTACACAGCGATACAACTCAAATTTATAAAGAATTTAGAGAAAATTTTATGGATAAAATTGATCAAAATTTCGCTAAAGATTTACTGAATTTAAGCTCAACAGAGATTTTACAAAGATATAAAAATTTAGAACTTAATGACCTTCTTTATCCGTTTTTAAAGCTAAATCCTAGCTTTAAACTAAGAGATGATGAGTTTTTAAGTGGTAGCGGAAGTAGCTATTTTAGGAGAAAAATTTGA